A single genomic interval of Antechinus flavipes isolate AdamAnt ecotype Samford, QLD, Australia chromosome 1, AdamAnt_v2, whole genome shotgun sequence harbors:
- the PDZD9 gene encoding PDZ domain-containing protein 9 isoform X1, which produces MDPPPGDVDLRRRALEEDYIASAGVFPPLINPSQHTLSTTIKTSLKMRAQGLGLIIFQHGPYLQIANLVEKGTAAKDGRLKPGDVLISIGHSNVLGYTLREFLQLLHHIPIGAILQIRVYRDFIDIPPEWQNIDDLIPETKPAVVIANTSRKYEEKDTSFSSSEDDEDVDLDKRFKYYRSPQSFRRHSIKKLSSISTEWHGYKKKNHMFTVGEDIGCDVMIHKDLDEQNADVPKDFRAPSPYWTMVKQDSDISSSSSSTSDAFWLEDCAYAQQEKDQHFTA; this is translated from the exons ATGGACCCCCCTCCAGGGGATGTGGACCTCCGGCGTAGAGCTCTGGAGGAAGACTACATAGCTTCCGCTG GGGTGTTTCCACCTCTGATAAACCCTTCACAACACACTTTGAGCACAACCATCAAGACTTCTCTTAAAATGAGAGCTCAAGGACTAGGATTAATTATTTTCCAACACGGGCCCTATCTCCAGATAGCCAACCTTGTGGAGAAAGGAACTGCTGCCAAGGATGGAAGATTAAAGCCAG gtgatGTTTTGATTTCGATTGGCCATTCAAATGTATTAGGATATACACTTCGGGAATTTTTACAGCTTTTGCATCATATCCCCATAGGTGCAATACTCCAAATCAGAGTTTATCGAGATTTTATTGATATACCACCAGAATGGCAAAACATAGATGACTTAATCCCTGAGACTAAGCCTGCCGTAGTAATAGCTAA CACATCAAGGAAATATGAAGAGAAAGATACATCTTTCTCGAGTAGTGAAGATGATGAAGATGTAGACTTAGATAAACGATTTAAGTACTACAGATCACCACAATCATTTCGCCGTCATTCTATAAAGAAGCTCTCATCAATTTCTACTGAATGGCatggatataaaaaaaagaaccatatGTTTACTGTAGGAGAAGATATTGGATGTGATGTTATGATTCATAAGGATTTGGATGAGCAGAATGCAGATGTTCCAAAAGACTTTAGAGCACCTTCCCCATATTGGACAATGGTAAAACAAGATAGtgacatttcttcttcttcctcttctacatCAGATGCGTTTTGGCTTGAAGACTGTGCCTATGCTCAACAGGAAAAGGACCAACATTTTACAGCATAG
- the PDZD9 gene encoding PDZ domain-containing protein 9 isoform X2 encodes MDPPPGDVDLRRRALEEDYIASAGVFPPLINPSQHTLSTTIKTSLKMRAQGLGLIIFQHGPYLQIANLVEKGTAAKDGRLKPGAILQIRVYRDFIDIPPEWQNIDDLIPETKPAVVIANTSRKYEEKDTSFSSSEDDEDVDLDKRFKYYRSPQSFRRHSIKKLSSISTEWHGYKKKNHMFTVGEDIGCDVMIHKDLDEQNADVPKDFRAPSPYWTMVKQDSDISSSSSSTSDAFWLEDCAYAQQEKDQHFTA; translated from the exons ATGGACCCCCCTCCAGGGGATGTGGACCTCCGGCGTAGAGCTCTGGAGGAAGACTACATAGCTTCCGCTG GGGTGTTTCCACCTCTGATAAACCCTTCACAACACACTTTGAGCACAACCATCAAGACTTCTCTTAAAATGAGAGCTCAAGGACTAGGATTAATTATTTTCCAACACGGGCCCTATCTCCAGATAGCCAACCTTGTGGAGAAAGGAACTGCTGCCAAGGATGGAAGATTAAAGCCAG GTGCAATACTCCAAATCAGAGTTTATCGAGATTTTATTGATATACCACCAGAATGGCAAAACATAGATGACTTAATCCCTGAGACTAAGCCTGCCGTAGTAATAGCTAA CACATCAAGGAAATATGAAGAGAAAGATACATCTTTCTCGAGTAGTGAAGATGATGAAGATGTAGACTTAGATAAACGATTTAAGTACTACAGATCACCACAATCATTTCGCCGTCATTCTATAAAGAAGCTCTCATCAATTTCTACTGAATGGCatggatataaaaaaaagaaccatatGTTTACTGTAGGAGAAGATATTGGATGTGATGTTATGATTCATAAGGATTTGGATGAGCAGAATGCAGATGTTCCAAAAGACTTTAGAGCACCTTCCCCATATTGGACAATGGTAAAACAAGATAGtgacatttcttcttcttcctcttctacatCAGATGCGTTTTGGCTTGAAGACTGTGCCTATGCTCAACAGGAAAAGGACCAACATTTTACAGCATAG